The Clostridium septicum genome contains a region encoding:
- a CDS encoding IS256 family transposase, translating to MSFSKKELIKILAKDPNIKTAEDIQNVLKDLFGGMLQQMLEAELDNHLGYEKHDYQNKNTTNSRNGKSRKTMKSNLGYFDLDVPRDREGSFEPEIVKKHQTDVSHLESSIIGMYAKGMTTRDIASQVNEIYGMDISPTLVSNITDKVIPMIREWQSRPLETVYPIVFMDAIHFKVRKDNTVVSKAAYAAIGVNIEGKKDVLGIWIGASESSKYWLLVLNELKNRGVKDILIASVDGLVGFNEAIRAVYPNTEIQRCIIHQIRNSSKYLSYKDLKAFNADLKLVYTASTEEVALAELDRLEEKWGEKYLIAVRSWRNNWNELSTFFKYPPEIRKIIYTTNAMESYNRQLRKVTKTKSIFPNDESLMKILYLATVDITKKWTQSIRGWAQILAQLSIFFEGRLDDQLF from the coding sequence ATGTCATTTTCAAAGAAAGAATTAATAAAAATATTAGCAAAGGATCCAAATATTAAAACAGCTGAAGATATTCAAAATGTTTTAAAAGACTTATTTGGAGGAATGCTTCAGCAAATGCTGGAAGCCGAATTAGATAATCATCTTGGATATGAGAAACATGATTACCAAAATAAAAACACAACTAATAGCCGTAATGGCAAGAGCCGAAAAACTATGAAATCCAATCTTGGCTACTTCGACTTAGATGTTCCAAGAGATAGAGAAGGTTCTTTTGAGCCTGAAATAGTAAAAAAACATCAAACTGATGTTTCACATTTAGAAAGCTCAATAATTGGGATGTATGCTAAGGGAATGACTACAAGAGATATAGCATCACAAGTAAATGAAATATACGGAATGGACATATCACCAACATTAGTTTCTAATATAACAGATAAAGTAATTCCAATGATTAGAGAATGGCAAAGCCGTCCGTTGGAAACAGTATATCCTATAGTATTTATGGATGCTATTCACTTTAAAGTGAGAAAAGATAACACCGTTGTTTCGAAAGCAGCCTACGCTGCGATTGGAGTAAATATTGAAGGAAAAAAAGATGTTCTTGGTATATGGATAGGAGCATCAGAGTCATCAAAATATTGGTTGCTTGTTCTGAATGAGTTAAAAAATAGAGGCGTAAAAGATATACTAATTGCTTCAGTTGATGGGTTAGTAGGGTTTAACGAAGCCATTAGAGCTGTTTATCCGAACACTGAAATTCAAAGATGTATTATTCATCAAATAAGAAATTCAAGTAAATACTTATCTTATAAGGATTTAAAAGCTTTCAATGCAGATTTAAAACTAGTTTACACCGCTTCTACTGAGGAGGTCGCATTAGCGGAATTAGATAGATTAGAAGAAAAATGGGGAGAAAAATACTTAATAGCAGTAAGGTCTTGGAGAAATAACTGGAATGAGTTATCAACATTCTTTAAATATCCACCAGAGATTAGAAAAATAATATATACAACTAATGCAATGGAAAGTTATAATCGTCAACTGAGAAAAGTTACTAAAACTAAATCTATATTTCCGAATGATGAATCATTAATGAAGATTTTATACCTTGCTACCGTTGATATAACAAAGAAATGGACCCAATCAATACGAGGATGGGCTCAAATTTTAGCTCAACTATCAATCTTCTTCGAAGGTCGTTTAGACGACCAGTTGTTCTAA
- a CDS encoding cache domain-containing protein, producing MLIIIFLSFRYITTIKSIYKNNLKELASTSIEFKKNSLKEIVNKTVQEIDIERDYIIKDSIKILDSISIDENLLNFDNITLVTSKILKVNPEMNIFIWDNISNKLIYTSDSKLNTDTILTENDFLTYINTYKLNRYKLINDSKIIAFCISDKSIEEKVQEIIKDRIRKIDLNNNSYIWINKILNYEGGDNYAIRLVHPNLIETEGEMLSTNTPDIKNNLPYLTELEGIKANGEVFHDYYFKKKNCTCISHKLSYGKLYPKYNWIICSGDYLDDLEDLINKETVKFKKDMILQISITILVGILCFITSGIIGFLLLNLINIHEFALMKQKNDITNQHYNILERKYDKTNEIIHDMKNHMSSIKALAELDNISKVVEYIESINNDIGKLSNIVITNNKIIDIILNEKIYLIKKHNINFKYEVQPFNLDFIQNKDICTIIGNLLDNSIESCINSKNKDIFLKIHCFNENFIVMKVTNSCDKKPIIINNKLATIKEGIDHHGYGIKNIEKSLKKYFGTMIWDYDAINNTFMVTLTIPVPSKQKDFSIF from the coding sequence ATGTTAATTATAATATTTCTATCATTTAGATATATAACTACAATAAAATCAATTTATAAAAATAATTTAAAAGAATTAGCCTCTACATCAATTGAATTCAAAAAAAATAGCCTAAAAGAAATAGTCAATAAAACAGTTCAAGAAATAGATATTGAACGAGATTATATTATAAAAGATAGTATTAAAATATTAGATAGTATAAGTATTGATGAAAATTTATTAAATTTTGATAATATAACTTTAGTAACTTCTAAAATTCTTAAAGTTAATCCTGAAATGAATATATTTATTTGGGACAACATTTCTAATAAATTAATATATACTTCTGACTCTAAACTAAATACTGATACAATTTTAACAGAAAATGATTTTTTAACTTATATAAATACCTATAAGCTAAATAGATATAAATTAATAAATGATAGTAAAATCATAGCATTTTGTATTTCCGATAAGTCTATAGAAGAAAAGGTGCAAGAAATAATAAAAGATAGAATTCGTAAGATAGATTTAAATAATAATTCTTATATATGGATTAATAAAATACTTAATTATGAAGGTGGAGACAATTATGCAATAAGATTAGTACATCCTAACCTTATTGAAACTGAAGGCGAAATGTTATCTACTAATACTCCAGATATAAAAAATAACCTACCTTATTTAACAGAATTAGAAGGTATAAAAGCTAATGGCGAAGTATTTCATGACTATTATTTTAAGAAAAAAAATTGTACTTGTATTTCTCATAAATTATCATATGGTAAGTTATATCCTAAATATAATTGGATTATATGCTCTGGAGATTATCTAGATGACTTAGAAGATTTAATAAATAAAGAAACCGTGAAATTTAAAAAAGATATGATTTTACAAATAAGTATAACAATTCTTGTAGGTATCCTATGCTTTATTACCTCTGGAATAATAGGCTTTTTATTATTAAATTTAATAAATATACATGAGTTTGCACTAATGAAACAAAAAAATGATATTACAAATCAGCATTATAATATATTAGAACGTAAGTATGATAAAACTAATGAAATTATTCATGATATGAAAAATCATATGAGTTCTATAAAAGCATTAGCTGAACTTGATAATATTTCAAAAGTGGTAGAATACATAGAAAGTATTAATAATGATATAGGAAAATTATCTAATATTGTAATAACAAATAATAAAATAATAGATATTATTTTAAATGAAAAAATTTATTTAATAAAAAAACACAATATTAATTTTAAATATGAAGTTCAACCTTTTAATTTAGATTTTATCCAAAACAAAGATATATGTACTATAATAGGTAATTTGTTAGATAATTCTATAGAAAGTTGTATAAATAGTAAAAATAAAGATATATTTCTAAAGATCCACTGTTTTAATGAAAACTTTATTGTTATGAAAGTTACTAATAGTTGTGATAAAAAACCTATTATAATAAATAATAAATTAGCTACTATAAAAGAAGGAATCGATCACCACGGATATGGTATTAAAAATATTGAAAAATCTTTAAAAAAATATTTTGGAACTATGATTTGGGACTATGATGCTATAAATAATACATTCATGGTTACATTAACTATACCAGTTCCATCTAAACAAAAAGATTTTTCTATATTTTGA